A portion of the Manihot esculenta cultivar AM560-2 chromosome 2, M.esculenta_v8, whole genome shotgun sequence genome contains these proteins:
- the LOC110609245 gene encoding mitochondrial uncoupling protein 5, with the protein MGVKGFVEGGIASIVAGCSTHPLDLIKVRMQLQGESLPNPHHQIHNLRPAFAFNSSASAAVIPPNSIHVSAPPPPPRVGPVSVGMRIVQAEGVAALFSGVSATVLRQTLYSTTRMGLYDVLKQKWTNPDTGSMPLVSKITAGLIAGGVGAAVGNPADVAMVRMQADGRLPLTQRRNYNGVIDAITRMSKQEGIASLWRGSSLTVNRAMIVTASQLASYDQIKEAILEKGVMRDGLGTHVTASFAAGFVAAVASNPVDVIKTRVMNMKVEAGKAAPYNGAIDCAMKTVKAEGIVALYKGFIPTISRQGPFTVVLFVTLEQVRKLFKDF; encoded by the coding sequence ATGGGTGTCAAAGGTTTTGTTGAAGGTGGGATTGCTTCCATTGTTGCTGGTTGCTCCACTCATCCTCTCGATCTGATTAAGGTCCGCATGCAGCTTCAAGGCGAGAGCTTGCCAAATCCTCACCACCAAATACACAACCTACGCCCTGCTTTCGCCTTCAATTCCTCTGCTTCTGCTGCCGTCATTCCTCCCAACTCCATCCATGTCTCTGCCCCACCACCGCCGCCTCGCGTTGGCCCAGTCTCTGTCGGCATGCGCATTGTGCAGGCTGAAGGTGTTGCTGCATTGTTCTCCGGCGTTTCAGCCACCGTTCTCCGTCAGACACTCTACTCCACAACTCGCATGGGTCTTTACGATGTTCTCAAACAGAAATGGACCAATCCAGATACTGGAAGCATGCCGCTGGTGAGCAAGATCACCGCTGGATTAATCGCCGGAGGGGTCGGTGCGGCCGTCGGTAACCCAGCCGATGTGGCGATGGTGAGAATGCAAGCGGATGGACGGCTCCCTCTGACTCAGCGGCGCAACTACAATGGCGTGATTGACGCCATAACGCGAATGTCGAAGCAGGAGGGAATAGCTAGCCTGTGGCGCGGGTCGTCCCTGACTGTGAACCGTGCAATGATCGTGACGGCGTCGCAACTGGCGTCGTACGACCAAATCAAAGAAGCCATTCTGGAGAAGGGAGTGATGAGGGACGGGCTGGGGACGCATGTGACGGCGAGCTTCGCGGCGGGGTTTGTGGCGGCAGTAGCGTCAAATCCAGTGGATGTGATAAAGACGAGGGTTATGAACATGAAAGTGGAGGCAGGAAAAGCCGCGCCGTACAACGGAGCGATTGATTGCGCAATGAAGACGGTGAAAGCTGAAGGGATTGTGGCCCTTTACAAGGGTTTTATACCTACGATTTCACGGCAGGGCCCTTTCACTGTGGTTCTCTTTGTGACGCTTGAGCAAGTCAGAAAATTGTTCAAGGATTTTTAA
- the LOC110609244 gene encoding rho GTPase-activating protein REN1 isoform X1, with amino-acid sequence MDQLTTMNKNANIEASQGDGVAAQSPAAPPPQGQSENIGSRAGNTVYKSGPLFISSKGIGWTSWKKRWFILTRTSLVFFRSDPNAVTQKGSEANLTLGGIDLNSSGSVVVKSEKKLLTVLFPDGRDGRAFTLKAETLEDLYEWKAALENALARAPSAPVMAPNGIVKNDQNDGTDASSDHCAVTLKDKVSMKALVIGRPVLLALEDVDGSPSFLEKALKYIEEHGVRVEGILRQAAAVDDVEHRIREYEQGKSEFSPGEDAHVIADCIKFFLRELPSSPVPASCCKALLEAFRKDRGNSVNAIRVAILETFPEPNRRLLQRILLMMQKVASHKAENRMSTSAVAACMAPLLLRPLLAGECEIENDFDVGGDGSMQLLQAAAAANHAQAIVITLMEEYDKIFSLLQEGVMSPGLYSDSEERESEDEEVTDDGEYYEDDDQNDASQESDAYSDDDLGNASTGTESGDSGDKDMSDNKMQGDDHRSTAKSTQVENDCRVEESSNSVQILLPTDRDVERSENILGQSNNNLATQIIQSDEKPGDDPRETILENTQTDDPSACIQKSASMSNGQQHKPANVLDRVYAKTDISMAPIDCTSDDEAEIQKLESAKIDLQRRIYEEVKGNAVLQANLEKRKKALHERRVALVQEVARLQEELQKEREKTMFLEAGLDESQAHQSVSAFFDEEMKAELEELSQPEADVSNLKQKVDDLSVQQCEQDSSNQAKRKDKQRDIDANAISYFGRSAYKDNYADESTNLPNKTPPQNQQPDPARSSNSKSSTTSKKSSLRSEGLNSTTSALTKLTTRLNFLKERRGQLASELQNIASGRSSGQAAATNKVRGSDVRQSPQLPDKSQGSEVHSVQNPEKGRGSESSGIEGQ; translated from the exons ATGGATCAACTGACGACTATGAACAAGAACGCAAACATAGAAGCGTCTCAG GGAGATGGCGTTGCTGCTCAATCTCCTGCTGCACCTCCGCCGCAGGGACAGTCTGAAAATATTGGTTCCCGGGCTGGGAATACG GTTTACAAGAGTGGGCCGCTTTTTATATCATCTAAAG GAATTGGTTGGACATCCTGGAAGAAGCGATGGTTTATTCTTACACGAACTTCACTGGTTTTCTTCAGAAGTGATCCA AATGCTGTTACTCAAAAAGGGAGTGAAGCGAACTTGACTCTTGGTGGTATTGATCTCAACAGTTCAGGCAG TGTGGTTGTGAAATCAGAAAAAAAACTCTTGACTGTTCTCTTTCCTGATGGACGTGATGGGCGAGCTTTCACTCTTAAG GCTGAAACTTTGGAAGATTTATATGAATGGAAGGCTGCACTTGAGAATGCTCTGGCACGAGCACCAAGTGCTCCTGTAATGGCACCAAATGGTATTGTAAAGAATGATCAGAATGATGGAACTGATGCTTCTTCGGACCACTGTGCAGTAACat TGAAGGATAAAGTGTCCATGAAAGCTTTGGTCATTGGCAGACCAGTTTTACTTGCTTTAGAAGATGTTGATGGATCTCCATCTTTCCTAGAAAAGGCTCTTAAATATATAGAAGAGCACG GAGTCAGGGTGGAAGGAATTCTACGACAAGCTGCAGCTGTTGATGATGTTGAGCATCGAATTCGGGAATATGAACAAG GAAAATCGGAGTTCTCTCCAGGGGAAGATGCACATGTGATTGCTGATTGTATCAAG TTTTTCCTCCGTGAGTTGCCGTCCTCCCCAGTCCCTGCATCTTGCTGCAAGGCACTGCTAGAAGCATTTC GAAAAGATCGTGGCAATTCAGTTAATGCCATTCGAGTGGCAATATTGGAAACCTTCCCTGAGCCAAATCGTCGCTTATTGCAAAG AATTTTATTGATGATGCAAAAAGTTGCTTCCCACAAAGCTGAGAATCGAATGAGCACTTCAGCTGTTGCTGCTTGTATGGCACCTTTACTTCTTCGTCCCCTTCTAGCTGGTGAATGTGAAATTGAAAATGATTTTGATGTGGGAGGTGATGGTTCTATGCAACTTCTGCAAGCAGCTGCTGCAGCTAATCATGCTCAAGCCATTGTTATAACATTGATGGAGGAGTATGATAAGATATTCAGT CTTCTTCAGGAAGGTGTCATGTCTCCTGGATTATATTCCGACTCAGAGGAGCGTGAAAGCGAGGATGAGGAGGTAACAGATGATGGTGAATACTATGAAGATGATGATCAGAATGATGCATCTCAAGAGTCTGATGCATACTCAGATGATGATCTTGGAAATGCATCAACTGGAACAGAGAGTGGTGATTCTGGGGACAAAGATATGTCTGACAATAAG ATGCAGGGTGATGATCATAGATCTACTGCCAAGTCCACTCAAGTAGAGAATGATTGTAGAGTTGAAGAATCATCAAATTCAGTTCAAATTTTACTACCTACAGATCGTGATGTAGAAAGGAGTGAGAATATTCTGGGCCAAAGTAACAATAATTTGGCAACACAAATCATTCAGTCAGATGAAAAGCCAGGAGATGATCCGAGGGAAACAATTTTGGAGAACACGCAAACTGATGATCCATCTGCATGCATTCAAAAATCTGCAAGCATGTCCAATGGACAGCAGCATAAGCCTGCAAACGTTTTGGACCGAGTCTAT GCAAAGACAGACATTTCTATGGCTCCCATTGATTGCACTTCGGATGATGA AGCTGAAATCCAGAAGCTGGAGTCTGCTAAAATTGACTTGCAACGTAGAATTTATGAAGAG GTTAAAGGAAATGCAGTTCTGCAAGCCAACTTGGAAAAACGAAAGAAGGCCTTGCATGAACGCCGTGTAGCCCTTGTGCAAGAA GTGGCAAGACTTCAGGAAGAGCTGCAAAAGGAGAGAGAAAAGACGATGTTTCTGGAGGCAGGACTTGATGAATCTCAGGCACACCAATCTGTTTCAGCTTTTTTTGATGAAGAA ATGAAGGCTGAGCTTGAGGAATTAAGTCAACCAGAGGCAGATGTCTCCAATTTGAAGCAGAAGGTTGATGATCTCAGCGTGCAGCAATGCGAGCAAGATTCAAGCAATCAAGCAAAGCG GAAAGATAAACAGAGAGATATTGATGCTAATGCGATTTCATATTTTGGAAGGTCTGCATACAAG GATAATTATGCAGACGAATCAACTAATTTGCCGAACAAGACTCCACCTCAAAACCAGCAGCCAGACCCTGCACGGAGCAGCAACTCCAAGTCTTCAACCACTTCCAAAAAGTCTAGCTTAAGGAGCGAG GGGCTGAATTCCACAACTTCTGCACTGACAAAATTGACAACCCGACTCAATTTTTTGAAGGAGCGGCGTGGCCAGCTTGCCAGTGAACTCCAAAATATAGCTTCAGGTCGATCTTCAGGTCAAGCAGCTGCAACTAATAAAGTTAGAGGATCAGATGTTCGTCAATCGCCCCAACTCCCCGACAAGAGCCAAGGTTCAGAAGTTCATTCCGTTCAAAATCCAGAAAAAGGCAGAGGATCAGAGAGCTCGGGGATAGAAGgtcaataa
- the LOC110609244 gene encoding rho GTPase-activating protein REN1 isoform X3, which translates to MDQLTTMNKNANIEASQGDGVAAQSPAAPPPQGQSENIGSRAGNTVYKSGPLFISSKGIGWTSWKKRWFILTRTSLVFFRSDPNAVTQKGSEANLTLGGIDLNSSGSVVVKSEKKLLTVLFPDGRDGRAFTLKAETLEDLYEWKAALENALARAPSAPVMAPNGIVKNDQNDGTDASSDHCAVTLKDKVSMKALVIGRPVLLALEDVDGSPSFLEKALKYIEEHGVRVEGILRQAAAVDDVEHRIREYEQGKSEFSPGEDAHVIADCIKFFLRELPSSPVPASCCKALLEAFRKDRGNSVNAIRVAILETFPEPNRRLLQRILLMMQKVASHKAENRMSTSAVAACMAPLLLRPLLAGECEIENDFDVGGDGSMQLLQAAAAANHAQAIVITLMEEYDKIFSEGVMSPGLYSDSEERESEDEEVTDDGEYYEDDDQNDASQESDAYSDDDLGNASTGTESGDSGDKDMSDNKMQGDDHRSTAKSTQVENDCRVEESSNSVQILLPTDRDVERSENILGQSNNNLATQIIQSDEKPGDDPRETILENTQTDDPSACIQKSASMSNGQQHKPANVLDRVYAKTDISMAPIDCTSDDEAEIQKLESAKIDLQRRIYEEVKGNAVLQANLEKRKKALHERRVALVQEVARLQEELQKEREKTMFLEAGLDESQAHQSVSAFFDEEMKAELEELSQPEADVSNLKQKVDDLSVQQCEQDSSNQAKRKDKQRDIDANAISYFGRSAYKDNYADESTNLPNKTPPQNQQPDPARSSNSKSSTTSKKSSLRSEGLNSTTSALTKLTTRLNFLKERRGQLASELQNIASGRSSGQAAATNKVRGSDVRQSPQLPDKSQGSEVHSVQNPEKGRGSESSGIEGQ; encoded by the exons ATGGATCAACTGACGACTATGAACAAGAACGCAAACATAGAAGCGTCTCAG GGAGATGGCGTTGCTGCTCAATCTCCTGCTGCACCTCCGCCGCAGGGACAGTCTGAAAATATTGGTTCCCGGGCTGGGAATACG GTTTACAAGAGTGGGCCGCTTTTTATATCATCTAAAG GAATTGGTTGGACATCCTGGAAGAAGCGATGGTTTATTCTTACACGAACTTCACTGGTTTTCTTCAGAAGTGATCCA AATGCTGTTACTCAAAAAGGGAGTGAAGCGAACTTGACTCTTGGTGGTATTGATCTCAACAGTTCAGGCAG TGTGGTTGTGAAATCAGAAAAAAAACTCTTGACTGTTCTCTTTCCTGATGGACGTGATGGGCGAGCTTTCACTCTTAAG GCTGAAACTTTGGAAGATTTATATGAATGGAAGGCTGCACTTGAGAATGCTCTGGCACGAGCACCAAGTGCTCCTGTAATGGCACCAAATGGTATTGTAAAGAATGATCAGAATGATGGAACTGATGCTTCTTCGGACCACTGTGCAGTAACat TGAAGGATAAAGTGTCCATGAAAGCTTTGGTCATTGGCAGACCAGTTTTACTTGCTTTAGAAGATGTTGATGGATCTCCATCTTTCCTAGAAAAGGCTCTTAAATATATAGAAGAGCACG GAGTCAGGGTGGAAGGAATTCTACGACAAGCTGCAGCTGTTGATGATGTTGAGCATCGAATTCGGGAATATGAACAAG GAAAATCGGAGTTCTCTCCAGGGGAAGATGCACATGTGATTGCTGATTGTATCAAG TTTTTCCTCCGTGAGTTGCCGTCCTCCCCAGTCCCTGCATCTTGCTGCAAGGCACTGCTAGAAGCATTTC GAAAAGATCGTGGCAATTCAGTTAATGCCATTCGAGTGGCAATATTGGAAACCTTCCCTGAGCCAAATCGTCGCTTATTGCAAAG AATTTTATTGATGATGCAAAAAGTTGCTTCCCACAAAGCTGAGAATCGAATGAGCACTTCAGCTGTTGCTGCTTGTATGGCACCTTTACTTCTTCGTCCCCTTCTAGCTGGTGAATGTGAAATTGAAAATGATTTTGATGTGGGAGGTGATGGTTCTATGCAACTTCTGCAAGCAGCTGCTGCAGCTAATCATGCTCAAGCCATTGTTATAACATTGATGGAGGAGTATGATAAGATATTCAGT GAAGGTGTCATGTCTCCTGGATTATATTCCGACTCAGAGGAGCGTGAAAGCGAGGATGAGGAGGTAACAGATGATGGTGAATACTATGAAGATGATGATCAGAATGATGCATCTCAAGAGTCTGATGCATACTCAGATGATGATCTTGGAAATGCATCAACTGGAACAGAGAGTGGTGATTCTGGGGACAAAGATATGTCTGACAATAAG ATGCAGGGTGATGATCATAGATCTACTGCCAAGTCCACTCAAGTAGAGAATGATTGTAGAGTTGAAGAATCATCAAATTCAGTTCAAATTTTACTACCTACAGATCGTGATGTAGAAAGGAGTGAGAATATTCTGGGCCAAAGTAACAATAATTTGGCAACACAAATCATTCAGTCAGATGAAAAGCCAGGAGATGATCCGAGGGAAACAATTTTGGAGAACACGCAAACTGATGATCCATCTGCATGCATTCAAAAATCTGCAAGCATGTCCAATGGACAGCAGCATAAGCCTGCAAACGTTTTGGACCGAGTCTAT GCAAAGACAGACATTTCTATGGCTCCCATTGATTGCACTTCGGATGATGA AGCTGAAATCCAGAAGCTGGAGTCTGCTAAAATTGACTTGCAACGTAGAATTTATGAAGAG GTTAAAGGAAATGCAGTTCTGCAAGCCAACTTGGAAAAACGAAAGAAGGCCTTGCATGAACGCCGTGTAGCCCTTGTGCAAGAA GTGGCAAGACTTCAGGAAGAGCTGCAAAAGGAGAGAGAAAAGACGATGTTTCTGGAGGCAGGACTTGATGAATCTCAGGCACACCAATCTGTTTCAGCTTTTTTTGATGAAGAA ATGAAGGCTGAGCTTGAGGAATTAAGTCAACCAGAGGCAGATGTCTCCAATTTGAAGCAGAAGGTTGATGATCTCAGCGTGCAGCAATGCGAGCAAGATTCAAGCAATCAAGCAAAGCG GAAAGATAAACAGAGAGATATTGATGCTAATGCGATTTCATATTTTGGAAGGTCTGCATACAAG GATAATTATGCAGACGAATCAACTAATTTGCCGAACAAGACTCCACCTCAAAACCAGCAGCCAGACCCTGCACGGAGCAGCAACTCCAAGTCTTCAACCACTTCCAAAAAGTCTAGCTTAAGGAGCGAG GGGCTGAATTCCACAACTTCTGCACTGACAAAATTGACAACCCGACTCAATTTTTTGAAGGAGCGGCGTGGCCAGCTTGCCAGTGAACTCCAAAATATAGCTTCAGGTCGATCTTCAGGTCAAGCAGCTGCAACTAATAAAGTTAGAGGATCAGATGTTCGTCAATCGCCCCAACTCCCCGACAAGAGCCAAGGTTCAGAAGTTCATTCCGTTCAAAATCCAGAAAAAGGCAGAGGATCAGAGAGCTCGGGGATAGAAGgtcaataa
- the LOC110609244 gene encoding rho GTPase-activating protein REN1 isoform X2: MDQLTTMNKNANIEASQGDGVAAQSPAAPPPQGQSENIGSRAGNTVYKSGPLFISSKGIGWTSWKKRWFILTRTSLVFFRSDPNAVTQKGSEANLTLGGIDLNSSGSVVVKSEKKLLTVLFPDGRDGRAFTLKAETLEDLYEWKAALENALARAPSAPVMAPNGIVKNDQNDGTDASSDHCAVTLKDKVSMKALVIGRPVLLALEDVDGSPSFLEKALKYIEEHGVRVEGILRQAAAVDDVEHRIREYEQGKSEFSPGEDAHVIADCIKFFLRELPSSPVPASCCKALLEAFRKDRGNSVNAIRVAILETFPEPNRRLLQRILLMMQKVASHKAENRMSTSAVAACMAPLLLRPLLAGECEIENDFDVGGDGSMQLLQAAAAANHAQAIVITLMEEYDKIFSLLQEGVMSPGLYSDSEERESEDEEVTDDGEYYEDDDQNDASQESDAYSDDDLGNASTGTESGDSGDKDMSDNKGDDHRSTAKSTQVENDCRVEESSNSVQILLPTDRDVERSENILGQSNNNLATQIIQSDEKPGDDPRETILENTQTDDPSACIQKSASMSNGQQHKPANVLDRVYAKTDISMAPIDCTSDDEAEIQKLESAKIDLQRRIYEEVKGNAVLQANLEKRKKALHERRVALVQEVARLQEELQKEREKTMFLEAGLDESQAHQSVSAFFDEEMKAELEELSQPEADVSNLKQKVDDLSVQQCEQDSSNQAKRKDKQRDIDANAISYFGRSAYKDNYADESTNLPNKTPPQNQQPDPARSSNSKSSTTSKKSSLRSEGLNSTTSALTKLTTRLNFLKERRGQLASELQNIASGRSSGQAAATNKVRGSDVRQSPQLPDKSQGSEVHSVQNPEKGRGSESSGIEGQ; the protein is encoded by the exons ATGGATCAACTGACGACTATGAACAAGAACGCAAACATAGAAGCGTCTCAG GGAGATGGCGTTGCTGCTCAATCTCCTGCTGCACCTCCGCCGCAGGGACAGTCTGAAAATATTGGTTCCCGGGCTGGGAATACG GTTTACAAGAGTGGGCCGCTTTTTATATCATCTAAAG GAATTGGTTGGACATCCTGGAAGAAGCGATGGTTTATTCTTACACGAACTTCACTGGTTTTCTTCAGAAGTGATCCA AATGCTGTTACTCAAAAAGGGAGTGAAGCGAACTTGACTCTTGGTGGTATTGATCTCAACAGTTCAGGCAG TGTGGTTGTGAAATCAGAAAAAAAACTCTTGACTGTTCTCTTTCCTGATGGACGTGATGGGCGAGCTTTCACTCTTAAG GCTGAAACTTTGGAAGATTTATATGAATGGAAGGCTGCACTTGAGAATGCTCTGGCACGAGCACCAAGTGCTCCTGTAATGGCACCAAATGGTATTGTAAAGAATGATCAGAATGATGGAACTGATGCTTCTTCGGACCACTGTGCAGTAACat TGAAGGATAAAGTGTCCATGAAAGCTTTGGTCATTGGCAGACCAGTTTTACTTGCTTTAGAAGATGTTGATGGATCTCCATCTTTCCTAGAAAAGGCTCTTAAATATATAGAAGAGCACG GAGTCAGGGTGGAAGGAATTCTACGACAAGCTGCAGCTGTTGATGATGTTGAGCATCGAATTCGGGAATATGAACAAG GAAAATCGGAGTTCTCTCCAGGGGAAGATGCACATGTGATTGCTGATTGTATCAAG TTTTTCCTCCGTGAGTTGCCGTCCTCCCCAGTCCCTGCATCTTGCTGCAAGGCACTGCTAGAAGCATTTC GAAAAGATCGTGGCAATTCAGTTAATGCCATTCGAGTGGCAATATTGGAAACCTTCCCTGAGCCAAATCGTCGCTTATTGCAAAG AATTTTATTGATGATGCAAAAAGTTGCTTCCCACAAAGCTGAGAATCGAATGAGCACTTCAGCTGTTGCTGCTTGTATGGCACCTTTACTTCTTCGTCCCCTTCTAGCTGGTGAATGTGAAATTGAAAATGATTTTGATGTGGGAGGTGATGGTTCTATGCAACTTCTGCAAGCAGCTGCTGCAGCTAATCATGCTCAAGCCATTGTTATAACATTGATGGAGGAGTATGATAAGATATTCAGT CTTCTTCAGGAAGGTGTCATGTCTCCTGGATTATATTCCGACTCAGAGGAGCGTGAAAGCGAGGATGAGGAGGTAACAGATGATGGTGAATACTATGAAGATGATGATCAGAATGATGCATCTCAAGAGTCTGATGCATACTCAGATGATGATCTTGGAAATGCATCAACTGGAACAGAGAGTGGTGATTCTGGGGACAAAGATATGTCTGACAATAAG GGTGATGATCATAGATCTACTGCCAAGTCCACTCAAGTAGAGAATGATTGTAGAGTTGAAGAATCATCAAATTCAGTTCAAATTTTACTACCTACAGATCGTGATGTAGAAAGGAGTGAGAATATTCTGGGCCAAAGTAACAATAATTTGGCAACACAAATCATTCAGTCAGATGAAAAGCCAGGAGATGATCCGAGGGAAACAATTTTGGAGAACACGCAAACTGATGATCCATCTGCATGCATTCAAAAATCTGCAAGCATGTCCAATGGACAGCAGCATAAGCCTGCAAACGTTTTGGACCGAGTCTAT GCAAAGACAGACATTTCTATGGCTCCCATTGATTGCACTTCGGATGATGA AGCTGAAATCCAGAAGCTGGAGTCTGCTAAAATTGACTTGCAACGTAGAATTTATGAAGAG GTTAAAGGAAATGCAGTTCTGCAAGCCAACTTGGAAAAACGAAAGAAGGCCTTGCATGAACGCCGTGTAGCCCTTGTGCAAGAA GTGGCAAGACTTCAGGAAGAGCTGCAAAAGGAGAGAGAAAAGACGATGTTTCTGGAGGCAGGACTTGATGAATCTCAGGCACACCAATCTGTTTCAGCTTTTTTTGATGAAGAA ATGAAGGCTGAGCTTGAGGAATTAAGTCAACCAGAGGCAGATGTCTCCAATTTGAAGCAGAAGGTTGATGATCTCAGCGTGCAGCAATGCGAGCAAGATTCAAGCAATCAAGCAAAGCG GAAAGATAAACAGAGAGATATTGATGCTAATGCGATTTCATATTTTGGAAGGTCTGCATACAAG GATAATTATGCAGACGAATCAACTAATTTGCCGAACAAGACTCCACCTCAAAACCAGCAGCCAGACCCTGCACGGAGCAGCAACTCCAAGTCTTCAACCACTTCCAAAAAGTCTAGCTTAAGGAGCGAG GGGCTGAATTCCACAACTTCTGCACTGACAAAATTGACAACCCGACTCAATTTTTTGAAGGAGCGGCGTGGCCAGCTTGCCAGTGAACTCCAAAATATAGCTTCAGGTCGATCTTCAGGTCAAGCAGCTGCAACTAATAAAGTTAGAGGATCAGATGTTCGTCAATCGCCCCAACTCCCCGACAAGAGCCAAGGTTCAGAAGTTCATTCCGTTCAAAATCCAGAAAAAGGCAGAGGATCAGAGAGCTCGGGGATAGAAGgtcaataa
- the LOC110603763 gene encoding uncharacterized protein LOC110603763 — MEIEVSSSSNIVSSSSVDLEVDKKNKAEEDDDRVRLKRKTLKAVLEQCQRALELLSSSDGVEEEDDDDNDNNGEKLAVEDRNEDEELNREGSVVSPGDREAYELCDLLKSRVECPDFLEKLECAQVSVPQNISEEGSSWDMVSESDLWECENVDSDQEGYVLVRQEDIVEGIACFMAAYLLSLKQTKDLTPNQLQEALSKTFSVKKKKGKLRKAWDGSKVIYNVASWGATAIGIYQNPVILRAASKAFWTSCHVISKLL; from the exons ATGGAAATTGAGGTCTCCAGCTCTTCCAATATTGTATCATCGTCTTCTGTCGATTTGGAGGTGGATAAAAAgaataaagcagaagaagacGATGATCGGGTTCGCCTCAAGAGGAAGACTTTGAAGGCTGTGCTTGAGCAGTGCCAGAGAGCTCTCGAATTGCTTAGTAGCTCTGATGGTGTTGAAGAAGAGGACGATGATGATAACGATAATAATGGGGAGAAGCTGGCTGTTGAGGATCGGAACGAGGATGAGGAGCTTAACCGAGAGGGTTCAGTGGTGTCGCCTGGCGATCGAGAAGCATATGAG TTGTGCGACCTTCTCAAATCTAGAGTTGAATGCCCTGACTTCCTTGAAAAGCTAGAGTGTGCTCAAGTGTCTGTTCCACAAAATATTTCTG AAGAAGGTAGTTCTTGGGACATGGTGAGTGAAAGTGATCTTTGGGAATGTGAAAATGTTGATTCTGATCAAGAAGGTTATGTTCTTGTTCGGCAAGAAGACATAGTAGAGGGCATTGCATGCTTCATGGCTGCCTATTTGTTGTCCCTTAAGCAGACAAAG GACTTGACCCCTAATCAACTCCAGGAAG ccCTTAGCAAAACATTCTCtgtaaaaaagaagaaagggaaGCTCCGAAAAGCATGGGATGGAAGCAAAGTCATCTATAATGTAGCATCCTGGGGAGCAACTGCCATTGG GATATACCAAAACCCAGTAATTCTTAGGGCTGCTTCTAAAGCATTCTGGACTTCTTGTCATGTTATATCAAAGCTTCTCTGA